The Tistrella mobilis genome window below encodes:
- the ybeY gene encoding rRNA maturation RNase YbeY yields MNGLPVQEGGDGDETGDVETLALLGGRVEVTLQRVGEIWSDPVWDAPAGRLDGALSEALGRLAGALLTMAASDLLERVEDRLIEISVTLTDDAAVRELNREWRDKDRPTNVLSFPAEAIDPDDPETIDDVLDLLPAEAPLMLGDVVVAAETVRAEAARQGKVSRAHLMHLVAHGLLHLLGHDHVEDDQAERMEAIEIRCLAGFDIADPYAEIEGAPDSD; encoded by the coding sequence ATGAACGGGCTGCCGGTGCAAGAGGGTGGCGACGGGGACGAAACCGGAGATGTCGAGACCCTGGCTCTGCTCGGCGGTCGGGTGGAGGTCACCCTGCAACGTGTCGGGGAGATCTGGTCCGATCCGGTCTGGGATGCGCCGGCCGGCCGGCTCGACGGGGCGCTCTCCGAGGCACTGGGGCGCCTGGCCGGTGCCCTCCTGACCATGGCGGCGTCAGACCTGCTTGAGCGGGTGGAAGACCGGTTGATCGAAATCTCGGTAACTCTGACGGATGATGCGGCCGTGCGCGAACTCAATCGCGAGTGGCGGGACAAGGACAGACCGACTAATGTCCTGTCCTTTCCGGCTGAGGCCATCGATCCGGATGATCCGGAGACGATCGACGATGTCCTCGACCTGCTGCCCGCCGAGGCGCCGCTTATGCTGGGCGATGTCGTCGTTGCCGCCGAAACGGTCAGGGCCGAGGCAGCCCGGCAGGGCAAGGTGTCGAGGGCTCATCTGATGCATCTGGTCGCCCATGGCCTGTTGCACCTGCTTGGCCATGACCATGTCGAAGACGATCAGGCCGAGCGGATGGAAGCCATTGAGATCCGCTGCCTGGCGGGCTTCGATATCGCCGACCCCTATGCCGAAATCGAGGGTGCGCCTGACTCGGATTGA
- the lnt gene encoding apolipoprotein N-acyltransferase encodes MRARLGLAALAGGFSTAALPPADAWPLGFVAFTLFLLLLDGVRGRLWPGFWTGWAFGLGQFAAGLYWIGVAFFVDAAAFGALAVPSVLGLSAGLAIFTGLVGVVQARAAPQGPGRVLFLAVAWIVAEWLRGHILTGFPWNLIGASALAVPALAQGAAIVGTYGMGLLAVAVFAAPALLLIRGQEDRRPALMTGGLILAVLLGTGVWGTLRLETHQTATVPGVKLRLVQAAIDQKEKWRGGMKAQHLRTHLDLTRGPGFATVTDVIWPETAIGYYPQQEAEIREVLARAVPPGGLLITGAPRVEWTPPPAGSPPGTEPQPRVFNSVMAIDDQARILGVYDKAHLVPFGEYVPLRELNPFPKLTAGSIDFTPGPGPATLALPGLPPVSPLICYEAIFPGEVTAGAATILRPGFLLNVTNDGWFGLTAGPHQHFASARLRSIEEGLPLVRAANNGISAIVDPLGRVIALLELDRRGVLDGPLPTALPPTLYARVGDGSVAVVGLIVLVLAFLLRVPRRRN; translated from the coding sequence GTGCGTGCGCGGCTGGGGCTCGCGGCACTCGCCGGCGGCTTTTCTACGGCGGCACTGCCGCCGGCTGACGCCTGGCCTCTGGGCTTCGTTGCCTTCACCCTGTTCCTCCTTTTGCTCGACGGCGTGCGCGGCCGGCTCTGGCCGGGCTTCTGGACCGGCTGGGCCTTCGGGCTCGGCCAGTTCGCTGCCGGGTTGTACTGGATCGGCGTCGCCTTCTTCGTGGACGCGGCAGCCTTCGGGGCGCTGGCGGTGCCATCGGTTCTGGGGCTTTCCGCCGGGCTTGCGATCTTCACGGGCCTCGTCGGCGTGGTACAGGCCCGCGCGGCCCCTCAGGGCCCGGGACGGGTGCTGTTCCTGGCCGTCGCCTGGATCGTGGCCGAATGGCTGCGCGGCCATATCCTGACGGGATTTCCCTGGAATCTGATCGGCGCCTCTGCCCTTGCCGTCCCGGCCCTGGCGCAGGGGGCTGCAATCGTCGGCACCTATGGCATGGGTCTGCTCGCCGTTGCCGTCTTTGCGGCCCCGGCGCTGCTACTGATCCGGGGGCAGGAGGACCGGCGGCCGGCACTGATGACCGGCGGCCTGATTCTGGCGGTGCTGCTGGGGACGGGCGTGTGGGGTACCCTGCGCCTCGAAACCCATCAGACAGCAACGGTGCCGGGGGTAAAGCTCCGCCTCGTCCAGGCAGCGATCGACCAGAAGGAAAAGTGGCGGGGCGGAATGAAGGCGCAGCATCTGCGCACCCATCTCGATCTGACCCGGGGGCCGGGCTTCGCCACCGTCACTGACGTGATCTGGCCTGAAACCGCGATCGGCTACTATCCCCAGCAGGAAGCCGAGATCCGCGAGGTGCTGGCCCGTGCCGTGCCGCCAGGCGGGTTACTGATAACGGGTGCGCCCCGCGTGGAGTGGACGCCGCCTCCGGCCGGATCGCCCCCGGGAACTGAACCGCAGCCGCGGGTGTTCAATTCGGTCATGGCGATCGATGATCAGGCACGGATCCTGGGCGTCTACGACAAGGCGCATCTGGTCCCCTTCGGCGAATACGTACCGTTGCGCGAGCTAAACCCCTTCCCGAAGCTCACGGCTGGTAGCATCGACTTCACCCCCGGACCGGGGCCGGCGACGTTGGCGCTGCCTGGCCTGCCGCCGGTGAGCCCGCTGATCTGCTATGAGGCGATCTTTCCAGGGGAGGTGACGGCGGGCGCCGCCACCATCCTTCGGCCTGGCTTTTTGCTGAATGTCACCAATGACGGCTGGTTCGGCCTGACGGCCGGGCCACATCAGCATTTTGCCTCGGCGCGGCTGCGGAGTATTGAGGAAGGCTTGCCGCTCGTGCGTGCGGCGAATAACGGCATTTCCGCGATTGTCGATCCGCTGGGGCGGGTCATCGCCTTGCTGGAGCTGGATCGCCGGGGCGTCCTGGACGGGCCGCTGCCGACCGCCCTGCCTCCGACCCTTTATGCCCGTGTCGGTGACGGATCGGTTGCGGTAGTGGGGCTGATCGTTCTGGTGCTCGCTTTTCTCCTTCGCGTTCCACGGAGGAGAAATTGA
- a CDS encoding hemolysin family protein, producing the protein MSWLGGGRSRDRDELRESLVELAERIEGEEEEREALDPAERQLVTNVLKLGDLTVEDVMVPRADIIAIEISTPIDAALHAMAEAGHSRLPVYRGTLDELVGMVHIKDVVGRLGETGTLESPGLVREVLFEAPSRRVLDLLNRMRTTRIHLAIVVDEYGGTDGLVTIEDLVEQIVGEIEDEHDDLQQPRLEEVEDGVFEADARLDVEELEARLDRVLVDDDEDVDTLGGLVFALTGRVPAAGETVEHPAGLVFEVLDADPRRIKRLRIRVTAPEATTAA; encoded by the coding sequence ATGTCCTGGCTCGGCGGCGGGCGTTCCCGCGACCGGGACGAACTGCGCGAGAGCCTGGTTGAACTGGCCGAGCGCATCGAAGGCGAGGAGGAGGAGCGCGAGGCGCTCGATCCCGCCGAACGCCAGCTGGTGACCAACGTCCTGAAACTGGGCGACCTGACCGTCGAGGACGTGATGGTACCGCGCGCGGACATCATTGCCATCGAGATCTCCACACCCATCGACGCAGCTCTTCACGCCATGGCCGAGGCGGGACATTCCCGGCTGCCGGTCTATCGTGGCACGCTCGACGAGCTGGTCGGTATGGTCCACATCAAGGATGTGGTGGGCCGCCTGGGGGAGACAGGCACGCTGGAGAGCCCGGGACTGGTGCGGGAGGTGCTGTTCGAAGCCCCGTCGAGGCGGGTGCTCGATCTGCTCAACCGCATGCGCACCACCCGCATCCATCTTGCCATCGTGGTGGATGAATACGGTGGCACTGACGGTCTTGTGACGATCGAGGATCTGGTCGAGCAGATCGTCGGCGAGATTGAGGACGAGCACGACGATCTGCAACAGCCGCGGCTGGAGGAAGTTGAAGACGGTGTCTTCGAAGCGGACGCCCGGCTGGACGTCGAGGAACTGGAAGCGCGGCTCGATCGGGTTCTGGTCGATGACGACGAGGATGTCGACACGCTCGGTGGCCTGGTGTTCGCCCTGACCGGCCGTGTACCGGCAGCGGGTGAGACGGTGGAGCATCCGGCGGGGCTGGTCTTCGAGGTTCTGGATGCCGATCCCCGGCGGATCAAGCGGTTGCGTATCCGTGTGACCGCTCCTGAAGCCACGACTGCCGCGTGA
- a CDS encoding PhoH family protein codes for MAAERVAAADTDAVILDFDDNHLLALLVGEHDEHLVRIESQLGVHIVSRGNRLAIQGRESAQDAAADVLDGLYQRLKRNLIVTMAEVDAAIRMVTQAATAALGTEALEIPPAEATTTIAHPATGRNGDHGAQAGAYITGEVVIKTKKKRITPRSMRQGAYLSAIRDHDLVFGIGPAGTGKTYLAVAMAVALFLEKKVDRIILSRPAVEAGERLGFLPGTLEEKVNPYLRPLYDALQDTLPDDIVAKLIESGKIEVAPLAFMRGRTLSNAFVILDEAQNTTAVQMKMFLTRLGENSRMVITGDLSQIDLPAGTVSGLSDALSVLGRLKEVPVVTFDDTDVVRHPLVARIVRAYDARDEARRRPRRQLERGATVEATGEGGA; via the coding sequence ATGGCCGCCGAGCGGGTTGCCGCAGCCGATACCGATGCGGTGATCCTGGATTTCGACGACAACCATCTGCTCGCGCTGCTGGTCGGCGAACATGACGAGCATCTGGTGCGGATCGAGAGCCAGCTTGGCGTGCACATCGTCAGCCGTGGCAACCGGCTGGCGATCCAGGGCCGCGAGAGCGCCCAGGATGCCGCCGCCGACGTGCTGGACGGCCTTTACCAGCGGCTGAAGCGCAACCTGATCGTGACCATGGCCGAGGTCGACGCCGCGATCCGTATGGTCACCCAGGCGGCCACTGCGGCACTCGGCACCGAGGCGTTGGAAATCCCGCCGGCAGAGGCCACCACCACCATTGCGCATCCGGCGACAGGGCGGAACGGCGATCACGGCGCGCAGGCAGGCGCCTACATCACCGGCGAAGTGGTCATCAAGACCAAGAAGAAGCGGATCACGCCCCGCTCCATGCGTCAGGGCGCCTATCTGTCGGCGATCCGCGATCATGATCTGGTCTTCGGCATCGGCCCGGCGGGCACCGGTAAGACCTATCTGGCGGTCGCTATGGCCGTGGCGCTGTTCCTGGAGAAGAAGGTCGATCGCATCATCCTGTCGCGGCCGGCGGTCGAGGCGGGCGAGCGGCTGGGTTTTCTGCCCGGCACGCTGGAGGAGAAGGTGAACCCCTATCTCCGGCCGCTCTATGATGCGCTTCAGGATACCCTGCCCGACGATATCGTCGCCAAGCTGATCGAAAGCGGCAAGATCGAGGTGGCACCGCTCGCCTTCATGCGCGGCCGTACCCTGTCCAACGCCTTCGTGATCCTGGACGAGGCCCAGAACACCACCGCGGTGCAGATGAAGATGTTCCTCACCCGCCTGGGTGAGAACAGCCGCATGGTGATCACCGGCGACCTGTCGCAGATCGACCTGCCTGCCGGCACCGTATCGGGCCTGTCGGATGCGCTGTCGGTGCTGGGACGGCTGAAGGAGGTGCCGGTCGTTACCTTCGACGACACGGACGTTGTCCGTCACCCGCTTGTGGCCCGGATCGTGCGTGCCTATGACGCCCGCGACGAGGCCCGGCGCCGCCCGCGGCGGCAGTTGGAGCGTGGTGCCACCGTTGAGGCGACCGGGGAGGGCGGGGCATGA
- the metK gene encoding methionine adenosyltransferase encodes MARSNYLFTSESVSEGHPDKICDRISDAVLDHLLAADPYSRVACETLATTNRVVIAGEIRSHGDTSPATIERVAREVIRDIGYEQDGFHWNTAKVEVLLHEQSADIAMGVDATGNKDEGAGDQGIMFGYACRETDALMPAPIHYAHTILRNLRTARRSGDISVLGPDAKSQVTLEYVDGKPVRATSIVLSTQHLASASQEDVRAAVLPVIEASLPSGWMCDDAGLYINPTGNFVIGGPDGDAGLTGRKIIVDTYGGAAPHGGGAFSGKDPTKVDRSAAYAARYLAKNVVAAGLADRCTIQLAYAIGVSHPLSVYVDTYGTGQVDEAKLEKALREAMNLTPRGIREHLKLNRPIFGRTAAYGHFGRDPEADGGFSWEKTDLADTIKQLVL; translated from the coding sequence ATGGCCCGCAGCAACTATCTTTTTACGAGCGAATCCGTCTCCGAAGGACATCCGGACAAGATCTGTGATCGGATTTCGGATGCGGTGCTTGATCATCTGCTTGCCGCAGACCCGTATTCCCGCGTCGCATGCGAGACGCTCGCCACCACCAACCGCGTGGTGATCGCAGGCGAGATCCGCTCGCACGGCGACACGTCTCCGGCAACGATCGAGCGTGTCGCCAGAGAGGTGATCCGCGACATCGGCTACGAACAGGACGGCTTTCACTGGAACACGGCGAAGGTCGAGGTCCTGCTGCATGAACAGTCGGCTGACATCGCCATGGGCGTGGATGCCACGGGCAACAAGGACGAGGGTGCCGGCGACCAGGGTATCATGTTCGGCTATGCCTGCCGCGAGACCGATGCGCTGATGCCGGCGCCGATCCATTATGCCCACACCATCCTGCGCAACCTGCGCACGGCCCGCCGTTCGGGCGATATCTCGGTGCTCGGCCCCGATGCCAAGAGCCAGGTAACGCTGGAATATGTGGACGGCAAGCCGGTCCGCGCGACCTCGATCGTGCTGTCGACCCAGCATCTGGCATCGGCGTCGCAGGAGGATGTCCGCGCGGCCGTCCTGCCGGTGATCGAGGCCTCGCTGCCGTCCGGCTGGATGTGCGACGATGCCGGGCTCTACATCAACCCGACCGGCAACTTCGTGATCGGCGGTCCCGACGGTGATGCCGGCCTCACCGGCCGCAAGATCATCGTCGACACCTATGGTGGTGCCGCTCCTCATGGCGGCGGCGCATTCTCGGGCAAGGATCCCACCAAAGTCGACCGCTCGGCTGCCTATGCCGCACGCTATCTGGCGAAGAATGTGGTGGCAGCCGGCCTTGCCGATCGCTGCACCATTCAGCTTGCCTATGCGATCGGCGTCTCGCACCCGCTGTCGGTCTATGTCGATACCTACGGCACCGGCCAGGTCGACGAGGCTAAGCTTGAGAAGGCGCTCCGCGAAGCGATGAACCTGACGCCCCGTGGCATTCGCGAACATCTGAAGCTGAACCGGCCGATTTTCGGCCGGACGGCGGCCTATGGTCATTTCGGCCGTGACCCCGAG
- a CDS encoding helix-turn-helix domain-containing protein — MATRLNPIDAHVGGRVRLRRQLMGLSQEKLGQRVGLTFQQIQKYERGANRIGAGRLFLIAHALNVPVSFFYEDVGTVTAEEGSDGIDDGFDWLVMDGPEAQTLAFNFSRIRDPRARARVVELARTISDGLATASQKSALDSDVAP, encoded by the coding sequence ATGGCGACGCGACTGAACCCAATTGATGCCCATGTCGGTGGCCGGGTGCGGCTCCGCCGCCAGCTCATGGGGCTTAGCCAGGAAAAGCTGGGGCAGCGGGTCGGCCTGACGTTCCAGCAGATTCAGAAATACGAGCGTGGGGCAAACCGTATTGGTGCCGGCCGCTTGTTCCTGATCGCGCATGCACTCAATGTTCCGGTGTCGTTCTTTTACGAAGACGTTGGAACGGTGACGGCCGAAGAAGGCTCTGACGGCATCGACGACGGGTTCGACTGGCTGGTCATGGATGGACCCGAAGCGCAGACCCTGGCCTTCAATTTCTCTCGCATCCGCGACCCGCGTGCGCGTGCGCGGGTCGTCGAACTGGCCCGAACCATCAGTGACGGCCTTGCGACCGCCTCCCAAAAAAGCGCTCTTGATTCCGACGTCGCACCGTGA